ACGGAGAGCAACAGTGAGGAGGAATACAAAGAGGAGGAGCCATGGACTGCGGTTCGTCCCTCAAACAAGTGGAACCCTGAATCAGTCCCTGGCGTCGGGACCACAGAGAACAAGAACAACCACAAGTTCCCCCACAGGACGTCAGAGGAGATGGGCTGTACCCAGGCCGGTTGATTATTTCACCCATTCattcaaaatctaaataaaatgtgtgaattAGTAAGTGATAAAAATATGATGTGAATTTCGTCCATGTGAAATATCCTGGGTCGCTTCAGGGTTCAGGCTGCAGGCGTCCTCCTGTGTTCCCAGTACTCACACCCAGTCTGCTGCACTGAGTTCCCTGTGTGGTCTGCTGGTTTTGCAGGAGCCAGAGTGGGACGTCAGCAGTGCGTTTGTGGCTAACGCCGCCAGCCACATCAAACTCAAAGGCCCGAGGAGCAGAGGGCTGCAGATCACCAGAGAGAACAAGGAGAACGAGGACACAGAAGAaatgaagaggaggggagagtcACTAACAGGTGAATCtattactgagcaacagcgccctctgtagGGACCGATGAGGACCTTACAGATACATAAATCCCAGGGTTTTTGTCACCTTACAGAGCTTTAATAAACAGAATCCTACTTTAACCATGAATCTTAAAGCAGCTGTGTTGGTCCCGATATGGCTCCAGGTGTTTTTTCGACAAAACCACATCTCTATTCATCTGTAAGGAAATAAATTTCCCTGCGTTGAACACTAGGGGGCAGATGTCACAGGCTACAGCCTCATTAGGATctatcagaggacatttgaATCAATATTCAGACTCGTAGTCGATCATACTCAATATCTGCAGATGCTCTGTAATAAAGGACTATGATTGGATatctgtgagtttgtgtgtgtgtgtttctgtgtgtgtttacaatatCCAGAACAGGGCCTTCAGATGTTTGGGCGGGGCCAGTACAGCCAGGCAGTACACATGTTTACAGAAGCCATCAACTGTGACCCTAAGGACCACAGGTGAGCTgagctgtgacctctgaccccgacTAAACGTCACTAACCAGGACGTCCCACACGTTCACtagagaaagacaaactctcTGTATCTCATTGTGTCTTTCTCTCGTCTCTCAGGTTCTATGGAAATCGCTCTTACTGTAACTTGTGTCTGGAACGGCACTCCGCCGCCCTCAAGGACGCTCAGAGGTCAATCGAGCTGGCTCCCGATTGGCCAAAGGGATTCTTCCGTAAGGGTTGTGCTTTGATGGGGTTAAAGGTCAGCACCTGCTGTTCAagcatagactgtgtatataaATGGACGTTAACTCTGGGTCTGAcaagtgcctgaaacctgtattctctctaCTGACCAGCAGGGGTCCTCTGGTAGTTTCTATAAGTCATTGAGAAAGTGACTCACTCTACTTCTGtctttataacgtcagtaaacattaaGGAGTTTATGGCTCAtgctctagtttcaagtcttcttcaatacaACTGATGTTCAGGTGTTTGTTGTTGTACAGCTCTTTGTCATGctccgcccccccctcctctgatgacgtgtgtgtgtgtgtgtgtgtgtgtgtgtgtgtgtgtgtgtgtgtgtgtgtgtgtgtgtgtgtgtgtgtgtgtgtgtgtgtgtgtgtgtgtgtgtgtgtgtgtgtgtgtgtgtgtgtgtgtgtctcacgtTGCAGCGGTACAAAGAGGCGGAGGAGGCCATGGAGCAGGTGTTAAAGTTGGATCAGCACATTAATGAGGCGTCCAGTAAACTCGTCACCTGTCGGATTCTGCAGCTCATGGTGAGAGCTGCACAAGAGACCAACACGCTCGACTTCCTCTTTCAAGACGACTTTAAAAGTTTATGAATTCAAGTTATCTGAACTCTCCCTGAACCCGTTCATCCCCGGTTTTAACACTCTGGCCCCAGCCATTCAATCACAAGCAGTCAGCACTAAGTTCAAGTGTGAATGAGACAAATTCCTTTTGCTGTGTGAATTCAAATGAGTCGTAGGCCAAGCACCATCTTTAAATGACAAGTAGATCAGTGAACATTTATCACGTTTgagtatatatattaaaaaaaggtaaatacatgAGGAatcttttgtttcagttttaaaataatgtttgtcTTCTGTACTGTAGGATATGGGCTTTGAGGAAGAGCAGAGTaaactgctgctggagaagttcaacacggTTCAAGGCGTCCTCAACTCATCTGAGGCCAAAGGTAAGATGCAGTACCATACCTGTCCACACAGAGGCAGCATTGCTCTTCGTTTcctaatggggggggggggggttcatccATGAACCAGCTGTTTACAAATTAAGTTTATTAATGTGAtgttaaagggcccatattacaaaaattccacttttgtagtacttctacatgttattttgggtatctggcatgtctaccgtcccaaaaactctggaaaaaaacaactcccgcgattttttgtggttcctctatgtcagaaacgatactctagagtgcgtccaatgggattacgacaAAAAAGTACGTAttttccaaccatgcccatgtagggagtctcgctacattgCCTTGGatcaccccccaccatcatctcaccggctccggggagagacggCCCGGCTCAACGGCTCGTGAGCTAACGCTGGAGCCCGGGCTGACACTGTCGACACTGTGCATTAGGGTGAAGCTCAGATCCTGCGGAAAGCGTTTAGTGTCCCGGGGGCctccgcctcgacgatcggCATGTTATGTGCGGCTACTTAGCTGTCTGAGGCATTAGctcgctagcgttagctcgtgAGCCCGTAGCTCAAGGTAAGCAACTAGTTAACACGCGGCAAAAGTGACAGGGGGAGCAGCGGTGACACGGTGCGATCCGGGCTGTCCGAGGCGGCGACCTTTGCTGATCCCAGCCGCTATGTCATCGCATCAGCAGATCCGCCGCTGCCTCGGACCTCCCCGCATCGCACCTTGTCACCGCTGCTTCCCGGCTGGGAAGTGGCGGACACCAGCATAGTCAGCCAGCGCGGGGACACCAGCGCCACCGCAGCAGCTCCACGGCCCCACAGCTCCACGGTCATCTCGTAGAGGTGATGGGAGGAACTACTAGACGCGCTTCCACTGGTAAGAGACCCCGTGTTTTCACTCACAATCCAACTCGCCTCCATCTCTGAAGCACAATGAATCACTTtgggtgttgttgttttttttttacctggcgttactgttgttattattgacGTGTCTTCACCGTGAACGTGCTTGGTGTGTTAGCTACAGCTACGTCTGCTCAGGGAGCAGATGAGTGAGGCGTCGGCTGCTTTTGACGCGAGGCTCCGTGTGTGTTCAGTGAAACCTCCACATCTAGCGGGCTGAGCTGGAATGACACGAGTAGCTCATCAGCTGATATCACACAGGCGGCTTCACATCATCTTGGCGCAATGGTTTTTGATTCTCTCTGCTCCGTTGTTTACCAGGGTGTCCCCccttgtgtgtgaggggggtgagagggggggcggggggggggggggtgagaggggggcggggcactcaaaacaggtcaatctgaggagggctgttttagacatggtaaaaaggtgctgtgtTAAATagtccttgtggtattttgaccaaaatatgttacagacatttcattaagaccccaaggagccatatcaactgtggtaaaatgggcaaaCGATCAGTCCTTTAAAGTTAATTCAATGGACTATCTGACAAGATGAAGACAtaacagctcccaaaagtgaagccccctggtggccagctGCTGTATAGGCCTTAAAACCGTGTTAGTGGACGGCATAT
This is a stretch of genomic DNA from Pleuronectes platessa chromosome 3, fPlePla1.1, whole genome shotgun sequence. It encodes these proteins:
- the LOC128436945 gene encoding uncharacterized protein LOC128436945 — translated: MKFTRDLCRLLGLGGGPGEEELEDQDGASDPAHGRKGQSSPEVTVNSEEGLDEKERAKRRAERRRAKRKRQKERKKQEREERMEDSSEQEEEASGGAATESNSEEEYKEEEPWTAVRPSNKWNPESVPGVGTTENKNNHKFPHRTSEEMGCTQEPEWDVSSAFVANAASHIKLKGPRSRGLQITRENKENEDTEEMKRRGESLTEQGLQMFGRGQYSQAVHMFTEAINCDPKDHRFYGNRSYCNLCLERHSAALKDAQRSIELAPDWPKGFFRKGCALMGLKRYKEAEEAMEQVLKLDQHINEASSKLVTCRILQLMDMGFEEEQSKLLLEKFNTVQGVLNSSEAKALKQTSLQEQSGSCRSLWVGNITVEVTEKNLWDLFKTFGEIESVRVLHQRFCAFVNFKNANTAARALEKLQGVELRSTKLVMRYPDRWIQRTLPST